The Faecalibacter bovis genome includes the window TCGGAGAAAAACTTCGCATTTATGTTTCAAGGGATTTAGCACAAGCCATTATCGAGAAAATCTTGACTTATCGTATGGCTTTTTACACGAATCAAGATAATCAATCTGGAAAACTACAAACTAGAATTGATCGTGGAATTGAAAGTTTAACTCGATTGGTTCAGAATTTCTTTATCGATATTTTACCACTTTTTGCAAATTCTATCGTTGCCTTATTTTTAATGTTTAATGCTAACGTTTACGTTGGTTTAGTCGGACTTTGTATTATACCAATTTATTTTTGGATTACGCAAAGACAAGCGGTTAAATTAGGCGATTGGCGAAGAAATTTGCGTAATTATCGTGAACAAAAATCGCAAGGAATTATCGGAATTATAGATTCTATAACGGTGATAAAATCGTTCAATCGTGAAAATATTGAAGCAAAAAAACAATTAGACATTCAGCATCAATTAACCGAAAATCAATTACAAACTCGTAAAACAAGTTTTTTTTATGACGGAATCAAAACCTTTATAGAACAAATTGGTGTCGTACTTATCATCATTCTTACAGCATATTTGGTTTTAGATGATCAAATGACAATTGGTGCAATTATGTTTCATATATTATTATTTAATAATGTGTCTGCTCCTATCCGTCAATTACACCGAATTTATGATGAAATGAATGACGCTATGATTTATTCTGAAAGTTTTTTTAGTATTATAAATGCTAAGGAAGAAACTGAAACATCAGGAAAATATATTCCAACAGAATTAAAAGGTGAATTTAAAATTGAAAATGTAGATTTTTATTATCCCAACGGATTACACGCCTTAAAAAATATTAATATGACTATTCAGCCTAATAAAATTACTGCATTGGTAGGATTATCGGGCGCTGGAAAAAGTACTGTGATCAATTTATTAGATAAATTTTATGTTCCAAACAAAGGTAAAATTTATTTAGATGGAGTCGATATTGAAGAATATGACACAAAATATTTAAGAGAAAATATTGGTTTAGTTCTACAAAAAAATCATATTTTCAACGGTAGTATTGAAGAAAATATACGCTACGGAAATATTGATGCAACTGAAGAAGAAATTATTGATGCAGCAAGAAAAGCGTATATACATGATCAGATTTTATTACTTCCAGAAGGTTATCAATCCAAAGCATTATTGCTTTCGGGTGGTCAACAACAACGTATTGCAATCGCAAGAATGTTCCTGAAAAATCCACCAATTATCTTTTTAGATGAACCTACTGCGAGTTTGGATGCAATTGCAACGGAACAGATAAAAAATAGTTTAGATGCAATTAAAAAAGGTCGTACAGTTATTATTATTTCTCACAGTATTTCCCAAATTATTGATGCCGATTATACGTATGTGATGAAACAAGGCGAAGTTGTAGAAGACGGTACGCATGATGAAGTTTATAAAATGAATGGTACCTACAAAGAAATTTTTGATGCGATGGCAAAAAGCTTAAATATTGAAAAAATTGCCAAAACTATGGACGATGATGAAGAAAATTATTAATAAAAAAACACAACTCAATCGAGTTGCGTTTTCCTATTTGATAGGCTTTATATTTTCTAAATAATGATTAATTGTAGATAAACGATTAATTAAATCATAGTAAGTTGGAGAAATTTCATCATCCAAATCATCTTTGTGTACCAGTTTATTATTTTTATAAAATTCTATTTTATTAGTTGATTTACCACAGATTATGAATTCATTTTTTACTTTTTTTGGTAATGTAAAATCTATTGCATCAACTTTTTGCAGAATTAATTTTAGATAAGCTTTATTTACTTGTGCTTTCTCATTTCTTATTAAATCATCGTATCGAAATTTTTTATATTCAATTGAACCGTTCTTCTTTAATGAAAATTTCACTCGAACTGTAGCTCCATTATAATTAGTCTCAGAAAATCGAATCTCATCATAGTCCAAAAGATTGGTATTAACTTTTTGGCGAACTAATAAATATCCTTCAGAAAAAATCGTGTCTTTAGTTACCTTATTTATCTTCAAGATAGGCTCCATTTTATTATTCTTTGGATATTCATAATAAATAATTGAATTTTTAATTTCAAACGTAGAATAATCTCCAAAATATTCTATTGAATCTTTCTCACCATCATAATAAAAATACGAATTCGAATTATAAATAGAATCTCCTTCGAAACTGTAAACTGGATTTCTAAAATGAGGCAAAGGTTCTGGCAATGGTTCTTCCATTTCCTTATCTTTATAATAGTCTGGATTATCAAACATTATCCAAGTTCCTTGTAGAGCTTCATTCAATTTTTTATCTGTGGTATTACAAGAAAAAAATGCTAAAAATAATAGTGCAATCAAATACTTCATTAAAATTTATTGGAGTAAATAAATTTAATATTTCAAAATTATAATTATAATTTAAACATTTTTTTAACTAACTTTAATACAGTAAGTTGGTTGTATATGTTAAGATTTTTTATAATAATAGGTTTTACATCTTTATTATTTAATGGATGTAAAAAAGAAAAACAAGAAGTTACTCTTGAAAATAAGTCATTAAATGCAGACACAGAATTGTCGTATGAATATGCCATAGATGTTCCAGTGAATAATCCTGGAGTTATAATTCAAATCGATTCGTTAACTTTTTTTCAATCTGAATCTTTACAAAAAGATCATTCTGAAAAAACTAAAAATCTAATTCATAAAATTCAAAACCTCAAAAAGAATTTTGATGTATATGATGTGGTTAAAACCAACACAATTAAAATTTTAGACGACAACAAATACACTTTTACCATAATTGATAATTTTAAAAATATTGATTTTCCTGACGAAACAATCAACAAGCAAAATGTAAAGAATCTTATCGATTTTAAAGATTTAAAAAATAATTTCGAACAAGATGATTTAATTTTAATCAATGTAAAAAATGGCTTTGATTACAACGAAGAAGATCATAACCAATATGTCGCTAAAACTTATGTTTACATTTATATATTAAATTCTAAACACGAAATTTTAAAATTCTCAGAATCAATAGCTGGCACAAAATACATCGAAGATTCTTATGAAACCTTAACTTCAGATTATTTGGCACAAATAATGAAGCAATCGATTGAAAATACAATGGATATTATCGATAAAAAATATTAACATTGAACTATGCGGTCATTCATTATGACCTATAAAATTGGAAGTCCTGAAATTATAAATAGTTTCAGGATTTTTTATTTCACTAATTTAAAAACAACTTTTCAAATTGCTTTGTATTATCTTTGGCTATTCTAACATTTAAAGTAAGAATTAAACTACTTTGAATTAAATATTAAGCAATTATCATGAATTTTCTTACAGTTGAAAATCTAACAAAATCATACGGAATCCGAACTTTATTTCACGATGTAAACTTCCACGTTAACGAAGGCGACCAAATTGCATTCGTTGCAAAAAACGGAAGTGGAAAATCGACATTATTAAAAATCTTAGCAGGATTAGAAACACCTGATTCTGGTGAAGTTCGCCCAGGAAAAGGGGTTAAAATATTAATGTTAGATCAAAGTGATGATTTCGATCCAAATTTAAAAGCTGAAGAATATATATTTAATCATTCAAACGAAGTTTTAGATGTTGTTCGTCAATACGATATGATGTTGGAAAATGATCCATCTAACCCAGAATTGATTGATTTAATGGCTAAAATGGACGTTTTAGATGCTTGGAAAGTAGAACCAGTAATTAAAGAAATCTTATCCAAATTAAAAATTGATTTCTTAGATCAAAACATTGGTAAACTTTCTGGTGGTCAACGTAAACGTATTTCTTTAGCTAAATTTTTAATTGATTTAAGTTTTGAAAAAGGTTATGTACTTTTAATCTTAGATGAGCCAACCAACCATTTAGATATTGAGATGGTTGAATGGTTAGAATATTTCTTGAATAAGGAAAACAAAACGTTGATTTTAGTAACGCACGACCGATATTTCTTAGATGCTATTTGTACAAAAATCTTGGAAATGGAAGACAAAACATTGTACGTACATTCAGGAAATTACGAAACTTATATTACCAATAAAGCGTTACGTATCGACAATCAAAACGCATCTATAGATAAAGCAAAAAACTTATACCGTAAGGAAATTGAGTGGATGCGTCGTCAGCCAAAAGCACGAACAACAAAATCTAAATCGAGAATTGATGCTTTTTATGATACTGAAAAAGCTGCAAAGCATAAAATAGTAGATCAAAAAGTAAAATTAGAGATGGTGATGACTCGTTTAGGTCAGAAAATCATCGAGATGGAAAATGTTTCAAAGGCTTTTGGACAAAAGAAAATTTTAGACAATTTCTCTTATATTTTTGCCCGTGGTGGTAAAATTGGTTTAGTTGGAAAAAATGGAGTTGGAAAAACAACATTTCTTAAAATGTTAGAAGGAATTGAAACTCCTGATTCAGGAAATATCGAACGTGGTGACACGTTAAATATTGGACATTTTAAACAAGAAGGAATTCAATTTAAAGATGATGTTCGTGTAATAGAATTCGTAAAAGATATTGCAGATTTCTTTCCACTTTCTAATGGGAAAGAAATGCGTGCTGAACAATTTTTAGAGATGTTCTTGTTTTCGCCAGAAACACAACATACTTATATTTCTAAATTAAGTGGTGGCGAAAAGAAACGTTTACAATTATTGGCAATTCTGTATAAAAATCCTAATTTCTTGATTTTAGATGAGCCAACAAATGATTTAGACTTACCTACTTTAACCGTATTAGAAAGTTTCTTAGAAGAATACCAAGGTTGTTTATTAGTGGTTTCTCACGACCGTTATTTTATGGATAAGGTGGTTGATGAATTAATGATTTTTGAAGGAGAAGGTAAAATATCTCGCTACATGGGAACTTACACCGAATTCCATATCGAAAATAAAAACAAGCCTGAGACGACAGAAAAGAAAATTGAAGAAGAAATTATCATTGCTGAAAAGGTGACTGAAAAACCAAAAATTAGCGATAATAAACCTCGTAAATTATCTTACAAAGAGCAACGAGAATTGGAGCAAATCAATAAAGATTTACCAGTATTAGAAGCTAAAAAAGAAGAGTTAACAAACTTACTTTCTGATCCAAATTTAGCTTATGATAAGATTGCAACTATTGGCGAAGAATTACAAAAAATAGTAGACGAAATTGAAGAAAAAGAATTTCGTTGGTTAGAATTATCTGAAGAATAATCTGAAGAACTAACTATAAAAAAAACCTCATCCAATGGATGAGGTTTTTTTCATTTACAATTTTGCATAAAAAAGGTCGGTTTTTAAACCGACCTTTTTTCATATTAGGATTGCTTATTCTTTATTTTTTAAAGTTATGCTTCCTGTAAATTTAATTGCTTGTACAACTCCGTCACCAACAATATCAATTGTGAACCAGTAATCTGTAGTTGGTAATGGTTTACCATTTACTTTACCATCCCATTTGATGTCTTGGTTATCGTTTTGTTCGTAAAGAATTTTACCAAAACGATCGAAGATTTTTACATCCACATTTTGACTTAACAAGATCGGTTTAATTCTCCAAACATCATTCATACCATCGTTATTTGGTGAGAAGAATGTAGGAATATCAATTACCTCTACTGTTTGAATCATGTAAACACAATTTCCTACTTTAACGTAGATGTCATAGCTTCTACCTCTTTGTGGAATATCTAATACGTTAGACGTTTGGTAATTGATACCATCTAAAGAGTATTGTAATAATCCTGGAGTATAGCTAGGATCACGAACTACATTAACAGTAATTGTATTAGCTGCAACGATAATTTCAGAAACAACTGGTGGTGGGAAATTAGCTAATTCAAAAGTATATTCTGTTGTACATCCTGAAGCGTTTGTAACGTTTACAGTGTACATACCGAATGTAGATAATCTAAATTTTCTATTTCCTAAGTTTACCACATTTTCACCAGTTAAAGTAATTGTATAATTAGAGTAACGAGATAAATCTAATACAAATTCTTCGTCTTCACAGATGTAGTATTTGTCTTCTAATTCAATCGCTGGATTTTCATTTACAACATATTCGAAAGTTGAATATCCTGGACATAATCCAGCTGCTTCAAATTTCACGAAGATCGTTCCTCTTCTTGTAGATGTAGTCCAAACCGTTGGATTTAAGATTTCATTAGTTCCATTTTGTAAGTCAGCTAATGTTGGGAAGTAAGATAAAATATATCCACTTGGAACATTAAACTGTGGTCTAATTAAAGTTAAATCAAATTCATTCACTCCATTTGGACCTTCACAAATTTCTAATGGTCTATTTGCTGGTGCAATATTAATTGCATTTCCTTCTACAAGCGTAATTGCTTTGTGAACAAAACATCCTGCAGCAGTAGTTGCTTTTACCCAAATTTGAGCTGGTAAACGTGTTAAATATACATCAGATGTAATTTCATTTCTACCTGCTAATAAATCAGCTTCAGTCGCGTAGAATCCTAAAGTAATTCCTGAATAATTTTCTAAAACTACACCAGATAATGCAACTAAATCTAATTCGTAATCACCATCTACATTTGTATCACAAACATTGTATGTATTAACATTTGTAAATACTGGAAGCGGATTAACTGTAACATCAATTGTGTACACTTTAGTACATCCAGAAGCAGTTACAACATTGATTGTATAAGTAGCTGTTGATGATAATTCAAAAACATTTGGTCTAATAATATTTACCGTTCCTCCTGTCACTGTGATTGTATAGGCTGTGTAAGCAGATAAATCTAATACATAAGTTTCTCCTTCACAGATTTCAACAGCCGCATCGATTGTAATTTCTGGTAACTCGTTAATTAAATAATTGAACGATGTGATTGCTGGACAGAATCCATTTTGCTCAAAACGAACATAAATAATTCCTGCATTATCAGCTGGTGTAAATGCCGCTGGGTTTGCAATTGCATTTGTATTCGCTTGTGCATCTTCTAATGAAGTGAAGTATTTAATCGTAACACCATTTGCAACATTAAAGAATGATGCCATAGACGTTAAATTCAACACCGTTCCACCTTCAACTTCACATACTTCTAATGTTTGTGATGTTGGTGTAAATACCACTGCATCATTTGCAATGTAATCTACAGATGTTATTGTGAAACACTCACCTATTGCATTTGCTCTAATCCAAATTTTACCTGGTAAATTTGTAAAGATATACTCATCTCCAGTTAATTCATTTGTACCTGCATTTGCATCAGCTTCTGTTGCATATAATTTAATCTCGAATTGGTTACCAACATTTGCTTGTGCAATAGCTCTTAATTGAACTAAATCAGCAACAAATTGTCCATCAAAATTGTCATCACATAATTCAATAGAATTAATTGCTGTGAAAACTGGTTTTGTCGTAACATTTAATTCTAATACATACTCTCTTTCACATCCAGATGCAGTTGTAACTGTAATTGTATAATTTCCAGTTTCAGATAATTGATAAACTTTATTTCTAATTTCTACTGCGTTTCCAGAAACTGTAAAAGTATAATTTGTGTAAGAAGATAAATCTAAAATATAAACTTCACCTTCACAAATTGTAACTGATGGAACAACATCAACCACTGGTAATGGATTTACTACAAAATTGAATGATGTAATTGCTGCACAGAATCCTTCTTGTTCGAATCGAACATAAATTATTCCTGCTGTTTCAGCAGTTGTGTATGCTGCTGGATTTGCAATTACATTTGTATTTGCTTGTGCATCTTCTAAAGAAGTGAAATATTTAATCACAACTCCATTCGCTACGTTAAATAACGGAGCCATAGAAGTTAAGTTTAATTCAACTGTTGTAGAACCTTCTACTTCACAAACTTCTAAAACTTGGTTAGTAGCTGTATAAGCAACTTCTTGTCCTGCGATTACATCAATTGAAGAAACTCCAAAACATTCACCTTGTGAATTAGCTCTGATCCAAACTTTTGATGGTAAAGTAGTAACTATGAAAACATCTCCAGTTAATTCATTCGTATCCGCATTTGCGTCAGCTTCTGTTGCATATAATTTAATTGTATAAGCATTACCAACGTTAGCTTGAGCTAATGTTCTGATTTGTGATAAATTGATTTCATATTGACCATCAAAATTATCATCACAAACTTGGATCGCATCAAATGGAGTGAATGTTGGTACTGGAACAATTGTTACAACGAAGTTGTAAATATTTGTACAACCTGAAGCGGTAGTAACTGTAATTGTGTAAGTTCCCGCTTCAGAAAATTGATAAACCTTATCACTAACCTCAACTACATTTCCAGAAATTGTGAAAGTATAATTTGCATAAGCTGATAAATCTAAAGAGAATGTTTCTCCCTCACAGAATACAACTTCTTCAACAACTTCTATCGTTGGTAAATCAATTGCTATGAATTGGAATGGAACAATAGCATCACATTTACCTTCTTCTGATAAATGAAGATATAAAGTTCCTGATGTTTCTGTCGTTGTCCAAGTTGTTGGATTTGTAATTTCATTAGTTAATGCAATAGCATCTTCTCTCGTTGGGAAATATTTTACAGTAACACCTGTTGGTAAAGCCAACTGCGGCAATACATTTGATAAATTAAATGTAGTTCCTTCTGGATTGATACATTCTTCGATTGCAGCTGTAGGTTCTGTAAAAGTAATAGCTTCTCCCATTTGAACTGGAACTTCACCAATACTAAAACATCTACCATCGTTACTAGCTCTTACCCATAAAGATTGACCGATTGGCACTTGAACAATTCCTCCGTCTACTGGATTTGTTTGGTTGTTCGCGTCATCTTCAGATAAGTAAAATGTAAAATCATACTCACCGATGTTATTTCCTAAGTAAGTTCTGATATCGTCTAAATCAATCTCGTAACTTCCATTAAAATCAGAATCACAAACAGTAAAAGTGTCGTAAAACTCAACAATTGGAGTCTCTAATACATTGATATCTATAAATGCTTCTGAAGTACAACTTCCTTTTCCTACTACGACACGAATTCTACCTGAATCCATAACTTCGTAGCTAGAAGGATTTGTAATTAATGTATTTCCTACATAATATTTAAAATCATAGTTTGAACCTTCCGCAGCAAAATAAGATTCGTATTCAGTTAAGTTGATGATATCACCATAACATACGTCTAAATCTTTTTCTGTTTGTAAAAGTTCAACACGAACAATTTCTAAACGAACTGGTAAAATTTTAGTACATTTTAAATTTCCTTCACCTAAATCATACTCTAGACGAACGTAATATGTACCATTAATACCATTATGATTTGCCCACTGATTTCTTGCAATTAACCCAGCAGTTCCATTTGCTTCAGCTTGCGCTAAAGATCTATAGAATTTAATGCTTACTAATTGATCATCTAAAAATTGTTGTGGAATAGCTTCCGCAAGATTAAATGTTCCTAAAGCAACACCTGTTTGTGGATTTTCTCCAGCAAAACATCCATAAATAATATCTTCCTCTAATCTTAATGGTTTTAACCCGATAAGCGTCAACTTAACAATATCTAAATTTCCATTAGGTAATTCAAAAGTTAAGAAAACATCTTTCCCTGTCTCTGAATAAGGTAATTGTAAAATATGCTCAGTTAATCTATTTTCAGGTAAGTTTGTATTAGCGTGTTGTTCAGTTTCATAAAAATGATAATTGTAATTCGTATTAGGAGTACGTAATTCATCAACATAACTATCTAAATCGAAAGTAGCTAAATTTGTTACTTCATCAATACACTCGTACTCTTTAACAGCACAGTCTAATTCAGATGTACCACCAAATCCCATTCCTGACCCATCACCATTTCCAAAGTTATCAATACCTATGATAATGATGTCTCCAACCTCTGTATCATAGTGTCTTTC containing:
- a CDS encoding ABC transporter ATP-binding protein, producing MNLAELFKNLKPYVWPYKRLVIATLTLTLIGSFAAQVNALILQYTVDSVNELVEAGKGLEAGFKILTFISIVLLVKEILNLFITFGQKYFGEKLRIYVSRDLAQAIIEKILTYRMAFYTNQDNQSGKLQTRIDRGIESLTRLVQNFFIDILPLFANSIVALFLMFNANVYVGLVGLCIIPIYFWITQRQAVKLGDWRRNLRNYREQKSQGIIGIIDSITVIKSFNRENIEAKKQLDIQHQLTENQLQTRKTSFFYDGIKTFIEQIGVVLIIILTAYLVLDDQMTIGAIMFHILLFNNVSAPIRQLHRIYDEMNDAMIYSESFFSIINAKEETETSGKYIPTELKGEFKIENVDFYYPNGLHALKNINMTIQPNKITALVGLSGAGKSTVINLLDKFYVPNKGKIYLDGVDIEEYDTKYLRENIGLVLQKNHIFNGSIEENIRYGNIDATEEEIIDAARKAYIHDQILLLPEGYQSKALLLSGGQQQRIAIARMFLKNPPIIFLDEPTASLDAIATEQIKNSLDAIKKGRTVIIISHSISQIIDADYTYVMKQGEVVEDGTHDEVYKMNGTYKEIFDAMAKSLNIEKIAKTMDDDEENY
- a CDS encoding ABC-F family ATP-binding cassette domain-containing protein produces the protein MNFLTVENLTKSYGIRTLFHDVNFHVNEGDQIAFVAKNGSGKSTLLKILAGLETPDSGEVRPGKGVKILMLDQSDDFDPNLKAEEYIFNHSNEVLDVVRQYDMMLENDPSNPELIDLMAKMDVLDAWKVEPVIKEILSKLKIDFLDQNIGKLSGGQRKRISLAKFLIDLSFEKGYVLLILDEPTNHLDIEMVEWLEYFLNKENKTLILVTHDRYFLDAICTKILEMEDKTLYVHSGNYETYITNKALRIDNQNASIDKAKNLYRKEIEWMRRQPKARTTKSKSRIDAFYDTEKAAKHKIVDQKVKLEMVMTRLGQKIIEMENVSKAFGQKKILDNFSYIFARGGKIGLVGKNGVGKTTFLKMLEGIETPDSGNIERGDTLNIGHFKQEGIQFKDDVRVIEFVKDIADFFPLSNGKEMRAEQFLEMFLFSPETQHTYISKLSGGEKKRLQLLAILYKNPNFLILDEPTNDLDLPTLTVLESFLEEYQGCLLVVSHDRYFMDKVVDELMIFEGEGKISRYMGTYTEFHIENKNKPETTEKKIEEEIIIAEKVTEKPKISDNKPRKLSYKEQRELEQINKDLPVLEAKKEELTNLLSDPNLAYDKIATIGEELQKIVDEIEEKEFRWLELSEE
- a CDS encoding T9SS type B sorting domain-containing protein; amino-acid sequence: MIQPVPGINVRSTCSTGYTDRIQFRVVKIRRAGTFTFQITPEDPGVDYDFLSWKLSPGHANYNDFNVENVETIPLATYNRLPPADRGNRNTAGQGRTVGLRLNAPTLCRGVEGDGLERHYDTEVGDIIIIGIDNFGNGDGSGMGFGGTSELDCAVKEYECIDEVTNLATFDLDSYVDELRTPNTNYNYHFYETEQHANTNLPENRLTEHILQLPYSETGKDVFLTFELPNGNLDIVKLTLIGLKPLRLEEDIIYGCFAGENPQTGVALGTFNLAEAIPQQFLDDQLVSIKFYRSLAQAEANGTAGLIARNQWANHNGINGTYYVRLEYDLGEGNLKCTKILPVRLEIVRVELLQTEKDLDVCYGDIINLTEYESYFAAEGSNYDFKYYVGNTLITNPSSYEVMDSGRIRVVVGKGSCTSEAFIDINVLETPIVEFYDTFTVCDSDFNGSYEIDLDDIRTYLGNNIGEYDFTFYLSEDDANNQTNPVDGGIVQVPIGQSLWVRASNDGRCFSIGEVPVQMGEAITFTEPTAAIEECINPEGTTFNLSNVLPQLALPTGVTVKYFPTREDAIALTNEITNPTTWTTTETSGTLYLHLSEEGKCDAIVPFQFIAIDLPTIEVVEEVVFCEGETFSLDLSAYANYTFTISGNVVEVSDKVYQFSEAGTYTITVTTASGCTNIYNFVVTIVPVPTFTPFDAIQVCDDNFDGQYEINLSQIRTLAQANVGNAYTIKLYATEADANADTNELTGDVFIVTTLPSKVWIRANSQGECFGVSSIDVIAGQEVAYTATNQVLEVCEVEGSTTVELNLTSMAPLFNVANGVVIKYFTSLEDAQANTNVIANPAAYTTAETAGIIYVRFEQEGFCAAITSFNFVVNPLPVVDVVPSVTICEGEVYILDLSSYTNYTFTVSGNAVEIRNKVYQLSETGNYTITVTTASGCEREYVLELNVTTKPVFTAINSIELCDDNFDGQFVADLVQLRAIAQANVGNQFEIKLYATEADANAGTNELTGDEYIFTNLPGKIWIRANAIGECFTITSVDYIANDAVVFTPTSQTLEVCEVEGGTVLNLTSMASFFNVANGVTIKYFTSLEDAQANTNAIANPAAFTPADNAGIIYVRFEQNGFCPAITSFNYLINELPEITIDAAVEICEGETYVLDLSAYTAYTITVTGGTVNIIRPNVFELSSTATYTINVVTASGCTKVYTIDVTVNPLPVFTNVNTYNVCDTNVDGDYELDLVALSGVVLENYSGITLGFYATEADLLAGRNEITSDVYLTRLPAQIWVKATTAAGCFVHKAITLVEGNAINIAPANRPLEICEGPNGVNEFDLTLIRPQFNVPSGYILSYFPTLADLQNGTNEILNPTVWTTSTRRGTIFVKFEAAGLCPGYSTFEYVVNENPAIELEDKYYICEDEEFVLDLSRYSNYTITLTGENVVNLGNRKFRLSTFGMYTVNVTNASGCTTEYTFELANFPPPVVSEIIVAANTITVNVVRDPSYTPGLLQYSLDGINYQTSNVLDIPQRGRSYDIYVKVGNCVYMIQTVEVIDIPTFFSPNNDGMNDVWRIKPILLSQNVDVKIFDRFGKILYEQNDNQDIKWDGKVNGKPLPTTDYWFTIDIVGDGVVQAIKFTGSITLKNKE